The following proteins are co-located in the Lagenorhynchus albirostris chromosome 2, mLagAlb1.1, whole genome shotgun sequence genome:
- the PRMT6 gene encoding protein arginine N-methyltransferase 6 — protein MSQPKRRKLESGGGGEGGEGTEEEDGGELEVALPRPRRTRRERDQLYYQCYSDVSVHEEMIADRVRTDAYRLGILRNWAALRGKTVLDVGAGTGILSIFCAQAGARRVYAVEASDIWQQAREVVRLNGLEDRVHVLPGPVETVELPEQVDAIVSEWMGCGLLHESMLSSVLHARTKWLKEGGLLLPASAELFVAPISDQMLELRLSFWSQMKQLYGVDMSCLESFATRCLMGHSEIVVQGLSGEDVLARPQCFAQLELARAGLEQELEAGVGGRFRFSCYGSAHMHGFAIWFQVTFPGGDSEKPLVLSTSPFHPVTHWKQALLYLNEPVQVEQDTDVSGEITLLPSQDNHRHLRVLLRYKVGDQEEKTKDFAMED, from the coding sequence ATGTCGCAGCCCAAGAGAAGAAAGCTTGAGTCGGGGGGCGGCGGCGAAGGAGGGGAGGGAACTGAAGAGGAAGATGGCGGAGAGCTGGAGGTGGCCCTGCCACGACCCCGGAGGACTAGGCGGGAGCGAGACCAGCTGTACTACCAGTGCTACTCGGATGTATCGGTCCACGAGGAGATGATTGCCGACCGCGTCCGCACCGATGCCTACCGCCTGGGCATTCTGCGGAACTGGGCAGCGCTGCGGGGCAAGACTGTGCTGGACGTGGGCGCGGGCACGGGCATTCTCAGCATCTTCTGTGCCCAGGCCGGGGCCCGGCGCGTGTACGCGGTGGAGGCCAGCGACATCTGGCAACAGGCCCGGGAGGTGGTGCGGCTCAACGGGCTGGAGGACCGGGTGCACGTCCTGCCGGGGCCAGTGGAGACGGTGGAGTTGCCGGAGCAGGTGGATGCCATCGTGAGCGAGTGGATGGGCTGCGGACTCCTGCACGAGTCCATGCTGAGCTCTGTGCTCCACGCGCGGACCAAGTGGCTGAAGGAGGGCGGTCTTCTACTGCCGGCTTCCGCCGAGCTCTTCGTGGCGCCCATCAGCGACCAGATGCTGGAGTTGCGCCTAAGCTTCTGGAGCCAGATGAAGCAGCTCTACGGTGTGGACATGAGCTGCCTGGAGAGCTTCGCCACGCGCTGCCTCATGGGCCACTCAGAAATCGTGGTGCAAGGCCTGTCCGGCGAGGATGTGCTGGCCCGGCCGCAGTGCTTTGCTCAGCTGGAGCTGGCCCGCGCCGGCCTGGAGCAGGAGCTGGAAGCGGGGGTGGGTGGGCGCTTCCGCTTCAGCTGCTACGGCTCGGCTCACATGCACGGCTTTGCCATCTGGTTCCAGGTGACCTTCCCCGGAGGGGACTCGGAGAAACCCCTGGTGCTGTCCACCTCGCCTTTTCACCCAGTCACGCACTGGAAGCAGGCACTCCTCTACCTGAACGAGCCTGTGCAAGTGGAGCAAGATACGGACGTTTCCGGAGAGATCACGCTGCTGCCCTCCCAGGACAACCACCGTCACCTACGCGTGCTGCTGCGCTACAAAGTGGGCGACCAGGAGGAAAAGACCAAAGACTTTGCCATGGAGGACTGA